The genomic DNA TTCTTCCTCTGAGGGAGCCTGCAGTGGCCCGAGCTGGGGGGCTTTGAAGGTACTGAAAGGCACTCTGCCTCCCTACCTGCCTCTCTGCACAGTTAAATGTGAGGGCAACACCAACATTGCTCTTCATAACTCGGGAGGAACCATCAGATGTGCCATCAAAACACCTGCCAAGAGCTATCTCCTTAGCTGTCCGAGGGTCCTGGTCTGTGACAGTGTAAATACCATAGTTGTGCCCAAGTGGGTCTAATGGTGCTAGCATGGTGTATTCACTGGTATCATTGTTAACTGCTAAGGGGAGGTGGTTGACCAGGTATTCATGTAGCATGCTGTTAACACTGGCCCGATGACAGCTGCCCTGGGGGATAATTTTGACCAGTGTGCGATCTACCCGGTCTTGGTCATAAAGCATCCCACTACATTTGAATTCTAGACAAGCAGATGAAACATTGGGTTGGTCCCTGTCTCTGGTGCTCCTCACATCCCGGATGCCATAGAGTTTCCCTACTGTCTGCCGATGTGTGCCACCCATGTTTCGTGACCTCACATTTACCTCCAGAGGCCCCACAATTTTAACTTTGATATAGCATGCCCGGAACTCCATAGGCTTGGGCCACCATGCCAGGTAGTCTTCTGTCCAACTCATAGGGTCATCTTCATTGAAGGGGACAGTATTGTAGTCATATCTATCTCCCTCTACTCTATAGAACCTGAAATGAGGTGCACTGTATGGGGCCTCTTCACATTCTCGGAGATTTTCAAATGCATAGATAGGACCATTGCTTTCCTCAGCTGAATTTGGTCTTGGTTTAGCCATGTTGATCTGGAAGGCAGTTTTCTTGACTTTGGGGTCATCATGATCTGTCCTTCTGTATTTGAGCTTGTTGAGATAGGGCTGGGGGACTCCAATGGCATTAGGGTTGAATTTGGGTGAAGACTCCACAGCTTCCAGTTCTTCACCACTCAGGCTTGCCAAGACATAGGCAGAATAGGCATCTGGGGACTGATCATCACAGAATGCAGGCAAACAGGCACCATTGGGACCTGTGATGACACTGTCAAAGCGACCCCAGGCTCTAGGATTGGATGAGAAGCCACTTTTTGGTTCTAGATTAATTACAGAGACCACAACTCCTTGTACCTGCTCACTGGGAAGGAACCTCTCACTCCGGTAAGCCCTCACCTTGATATAGCACCTCCTGCTCTCAGGAACGTCAAGATTGAAGAGTCTCCTCTCACGGATCTCCATGTTTCCCACCAGGAaggttctttcttcccttttaccTCTTCTCTTGTTCTCAAACTTGAaatctccctcctcctcccacaGTCCCGTATCAGGGTTCAGTGACCAAAGTTTCATCATGGGCATGTGTTCAGGCATCTTGACCTGAGCAGAGTCAAGATGTACCTTCACTTTTCCTGCATTGAGTGATTCAGTGGCAGCTTCATCTGTGAAGTCCACAGAGAACATGCCATATGTCCGGAGCGGAAATGTGTCTCCTTCATTGTTGATGAAATTCAAGTCACTTTGGGTGGCTGTGGCTGTGGAAATATTTCTTGGGTCCAGAAAAGTCACACTGGCCTTTACTTTACCCTTGTAGAGATCCCCATTCTGCCTATAGAAACTGTTGGAAGGGATTTCTAGCTCTGCCATAGGATCTTCTCCATCCACCTCCCCCAGGGGAATGATGTTGATTTCTGTAGACTCCAAGGTAACTGGTTCTTTCTTCCTAAGCATCTTAATCTCATGAAATACTGCACTGCCCTTCTTGTTGAATGGAAGCACTTTGGTGGTATTCACAAACTTCTGTAGCCGGTCCACAAAAGTGAGTACCAGTCTCTCAGTGTCCTGGGGTACATGGAGGGTGAAGGTCCCCTTGTAGCCTGTCATACTAACTCTTTGGTTCCCCATGTAAATGTGACCAAACCTCATGGGCTCTCCATTATCTGCTGCACTGACGCGGCCCCTGACTATGCTCCTTGTCTCTGTACACTTTTGGCAGCTGCACTCTGTGGCTACCTTGGTAGGAAGTGTGTATCCACTACAttcaatctccctctcttccatcttggAAGTTCCACAACAGCTTTCTGTAGCATCTTTGCATCTGAGTCCATTGTCCTGCTGTCCAGCGCATGTCTTGATTGGGCATCTCCCCACATCATAATAAAAGGAGTTGGTGGAGTTCTGGAAGCAATCATGAGGCAACTGGATGAGGTAACTCTCAGGTGTTGGTTTGCAAGGAGGCTCATTAAGTGCTGTTAATGTAAATGATGTAAATACCATAAATGGTTATTGCATATTCATAGAGATGGAATGGAAATTTCCATTTCCCATACCCCAGTACCTAGGACAGAGACAGTAGTCAGCCTAAACACTAGCTGGGGACCCTGGGacttctttctcctctgaagACAGAATCATATTCTGCAGGTTTAAGGGGAAATTGGCTCAATAGTGTCTTAGAAAAATTTCCCTTTAATGTCCTTAGCCAAAGGAACTAGGACTTAAGTAAAAAAGCACAATAGACAGCCTTAATTTACCCATATTAGACAGGCATCATTAGAGAGTCTTGGCAACTGATAGAAAGGAGACTATTATCAATTTTCAGTTTGAGGATTGGTTTCTTTGGGGGGGGAACTTGATAATGAAGAGCTTAATATTTAAAGTTCCACTAAGAGCAAAATATAACAGGAGTGTTCAGAAGGAGGGGAAAACTAAATTGTTGGTCACTTTCTGGTATAAAGAGATTGATAATGATCAGAAACCCTGAAATCCCTATCTGCTGATCTGACAATAGGGAGGTTTTCTACTTGGGaagcttatttcatttttctaatattccCCACATCAGAGAGGACTCAGTAGTGTTTTAGATGATGTGAGCagctgctgtttcctctctgccCTTCTTCCAACACCCAGACTAGGAGAAGGGACTCTATAATTTGGAGATGGTTTTGATTCTTTCAGGGACCTCAGGCTTATTTGATAAATAAATACCTTTCTTCAAACCATTGAAAATCAGCACACTGGAAGCAACTGCATTCCCCAAAAGAAAACCCAAGTTAGTAACAAACTCATGATTTACTCTTCTATGATTTTAATATTTACCAAAGCATTTGTTCTCTGAGAACGAGCATCAGGTTCTTGTCAGAAACAATCCCTACAGAATATCCTTggaatttattatattcattgtatttctctctatatcggtatgtatgtatgtgtcttcatatatttatatgatatgatatgatatgatattccCACCCTTTATCTCAGAATATGCTATTATTGGTAGTATTTGCTCCTTCTATTGCTATAAAAACTGTCACATTGTGTTATAATGACTGTTCTATCCACTCTCCACCTTTTGATCATTATAGTAGATAATGCCTTccattttctgacttcaaggagcCAGGGATATACTCCCAACTCCTAGCTGAAGCAGTACTGGCTCAGCATCATTAGACCTGAACTGGGTTCAGTTCTgcttttcattaaatatataacttggataaaccacttaacctctcagtttccccaactataacaATTTAGGTAATATTGATTCACAGCCCACTTAATGTCTTTGTTGTAGGGAACAAGAATAGAGAAAACTgtgaatgctttacaaatatgtgattctagtattcttttttgtattccccTAATTCACTGGTTTAGcttcagagtcaagaaaacctgtaTTCATGCCCCATTTCTGGAACATATTGACTCAGAGATCCAGGGAAAATTGCTTAGCTTCTCAGTACCTTAGGAAACTTTCTAAGACTAGAAATTGTAGGGAAAGGTATCCA from Macrotis lagotis isolate mMagLag1 chromosome 4, bilby.v1.9.chrom.fasta, whole genome shotgun sequence includes the following:
- the CILP gene encoding cartilage intermediate layer protein 1 isoform X1; this translates as MAAVKTWVVSLLILEVTLALVSTAGPGMRQTMLSQSVRRVQPGKRNLNNLAKPADPEDTPGEWTTWFNIDHPGGQGDYERLDAIRFYYGDRICSRPLWLEARTTDWLPVAETGQRVHSSPQEGFWCINKEQLPGKNCSNYTVRFFCPPGSLRRENERIWSPWSQWSECSAACGHTGVQTRTRSCMVETPWLCSEATEEGRLCVSQACRACDMICTMGQVNADCDACMCEDFVLHGTISLSGGGPAKGATVHLVTKTVKPLTQTDSNGRFRIPGLCPDGKTVLKITKAKFAPIVLTMPKTNQRMATISAELTRAELPYIVKNPETKARKTGQNVSFCCKATGKPSPEKYFWYHNNTLMDPKLYKYESNLILKNLQKEQAGEYFCKAQSDAGAVKSQIARLTVIALNEPPCKPTPESYLIQLPHDCFQNSTNSFYYDVGRCPIKTCAGQQDNGLRCKDATESCCGTSKMEEREIECSGYTLPTKVATECSCQKCTETRSIVRGRVSAADNGEPMRFGHIYMGNQRVSMTGYKGTFTLHVPQDTERLVLTFVDRLQKFVNTTKVLPFNKKGSAVFHEIKMLRKKEPVTLESTEINIIPLGEVDGEDPMAELEIPSNSFYRQNGDLYKGKVKASVTFLDPRNISTATATQSDLNFINNEGDTFPLRTYGMFSVDFTDEAATESLNAGKVKVHLDSAQVKMPEHMPMMKLWSLNPDTGLWEEEGDFKFENKRRGKREERTFLVGNMEIRERRLFNLDVPESRRCYIKVRAYRSERFLPSEQVQGVVVSVINLEPKSGFSSNPRAWGRFDSVITGPNGACLPAFCDDQSPDAYSAYVLASLSGEELEAVESSPKFNPNAIGVPQPYLNKLKYRRTDHDDPKVKKTAFQINMAKPRPNSAEESNGPIYAFENLRECEEAPYSAPHFRFYRVEGDRYDYNTVPFNEDDPMSWTEDYLAWWPKPMEFRACYIKVKIVGPLEVNVRSRNMGGTHRQTVGKLYGIRDVRSTRDRDQPNVSSACLEFKCSGMLYDQDRVDRTLVKIIPQGSCHRASVNSMLHEYLVNHLPLAVNNDTSEYTMLAPLDPLGHNYGIYTVTDQDPRTAKEIALGRCFDGTSDGSSRVMKSNVGVALTFNCAERQVGRQSAFQYLQSPPARATAGSLRGRMVGRRQERESQFGQRRRGGAVSLRFPGRAQQQPLNN
- the CILP gene encoding cartilage intermediate layer protein 1 isoform X2 → MAAVKTWVVSLLILEVTLALAPGEWTTWFNIDHPGGQGDYERLDAIRFYYGDRICSRPLWLEARTTDWLPVAETGQRVHSSPQEGFWCINKEQLPGKNCSNYTVRFFCPPGSLRRENERIWSPWSQWSECSAACGHTGVQTRTRSCMVETPWLCSEATEEGRLCVSQACRACDMICTMGQVNADCDACMCEDFVLHGTISLSGGGPAKGATVHLVTKTVKPLTQTDSNGRFRIPGLCPDGKTVLKITKAKFAPIVLTMPKTNQRMATISAELTRAELPYIVKNPETKARKTGQNVSFCCKATGKPSPEKYFWYHNNTLMDPKLYKYESNLILKNLQKEQAGEYFCKAQSDAGAVKSQIARLTVIALNEPPCKPTPESYLIQLPHDCFQNSTNSFYYDVGRCPIKTCAGQQDNGLRCKDATESCCGTSKMEEREIECSGYTLPTKVATECSCQKCTETRSIVRGRVSAADNGEPMRFGHIYMGNQRVSMTGYKGTFTLHVPQDTERLVLTFVDRLQKFVNTTKVLPFNKKGSAVFHEIKMLRKKEPVTLESTEINIIPLGEVDGEDPMAELEIPSNSFYRQNGDLYKGKVKASVTFLDPRNISTATATQSDLNFINNEGDTFPLRTYGMFSVDFTDEAATESLNAGKVKVHLDSAQVKMPEHMPMMKLWSLNPDTGLWEEEGDFKFENKRRGKREERTFLVGNMEIRERRLFNLDVPESRRCYIKVRAYRSERFLPSEQVQGVVVSVINLEPKSGFSSNPRAWGRFDSVITGPNGACLPAFCDDQSPDAYSAYVLASLSGEELEAVESSPKFNPNAIGVPQPYLNKLKYRRTDHDDPKVKKTAFQINMAKPRPNSAEESNGPIYAFENLRECEEAPYSAPHFRFYRVEGDRYDYNTVPFNEDDPMSWTEDYLAWWPKPMEFRACYIKVKIVGPLEVNVRSRNMGGTHRQTVGKLYGIRDVRSTRDRDQPNVSSACLEFKCSGMLYDQDRVDRTLVKIIPQGSCHRASVNSMLHEYLVNHLPLAVNNDTSEYTMLAPLDPLGHNYGIYTVTDQDPRTAKEIALGRCFDGTSDGSSRVMKSNVGVALTFNCAERQVGRQSAFQYLQSPPARATAGSLRGRMVGRRQERESQFGQRRRGGAVSLRFPGRAQQQPLNN